CGAGGGTGGTACCATGCCCGTGACGACCAAAACCGGAGATAAGGGTTTGACGGGTCTCTTTACGGGGGACAGGATCGCCAAGTCCTCCCCGATTATCGAGGCCAACGGCACCATAGACGAGCTGGACAGCTTCCTCGGGGAGGCAAAGCACCACCTCCCGGAGGACATGAGGGCTACCATCGAGAGGATCCAGCTCAGGCTCTACGATATCATGGCGGAACTCGCCAGCAGGGGAAGTTACAGGAAAATTGAGCCCGGGGATATCCAGTGGCTCGAGGAGCTCATAGAGAGGTACGAGGGGGAAGTTCAGCTGAAGTCCTTCGTCCTTCCGGGGTCGACCGTCGCCAGTGCAAAGCTTGACGTCTGCAGGGCCGTTACGAGGAGGGCCGAGCGGAGGGTCGCAAAGCTCGTCCTCGAGTACGGTATCGGCCATGACGCACTCGTTTACCTTAACAGGCTCAGCGATCTCCTCTTCCTGATGGCAAGGGCCATCGAGAAGAGGGAGGGGAAGTTGAGGGAGGTTAAGAACTTTCAGTGACGGCTTCCCCCTTTTCACCGTCTTCCAGCAGTATTTTTCTGTATCTGACGTAATAGCAGGCTATCACGACGGCCTCAACCACCCAGATGGCGAGGGTGACCTTCCAGGCGGCGTAACGATCGACCAGTGGACCCACCACGATGAGACCAAGGGGTGCCGAGACGTTCGCAAGAAGGGCCAGAGCGGAGAACACCCGGCTTCTGAGCTCCGTTGGGATCGCCCGCTGAACCTTTGCGTTGAGGGGGACGTTGATTATCGCGCTGCTTACGCCTAAGAGCACCCCCAGTGTTGCCAGTACCATAAACGCGGAATCCCGGGGGATGGCTATCAGCGGGGAGATGAGCCCCACGAAACTCAGCATCAGGAGTTCGCTGATGGCCAGCGCCTTGAAGAGATACCTCCCGGCTTTCTTTCCGAGCTTCACCGCCACGATGAAGTTCCCGAGGAGCATGCCGCCCATGAAGGCGCTCTCGAGCAGTCCGAACTGTCTGCCCGTAAACCTGAGGACGACCCTGAAGGCGTAGGGCATTATGACCGCGCTAAGGGGCCGGTCAACGGCGTTTATGAAGAGGATGAAGCCGAGCAGCACCATGAGGTAACGGCTGGAACGCAGAAACGCGAGACCTTCCTTCAAGTCCTCCACTACCTGCCGGGCACTTTCGAGGCCCCTCGTCTTCCATTCGTATCGTATCAGGGCCTCAAACAGACCGGAACCGAAGAAGCTGACCGCGTTTATCAGTATGGCCAGCCTTATCCCGCCGAGGGTGTAGATAACCCCACCGAGGGCAGGGCCTACGAGCCAGGCTATCACGGAGAAAGAGCTGACGGTTGAGTTGGCCCTCTCAAGCTCGTCCGGTTCCACAAGATCGGGGAACATCGCGCTCGTGGCGGCGCCGAAGAACGTTCCCATGAGGGCCATGATAACCTGAACGGGGAGGAGCTGGTATACCCCGAGGAAGTTGAGGGCCACAACGCCAAAAAGGAGAAGGCCCCTCGCGAGGTCAAAACCCACCATGAGTCTCTTTCTGTTGTAGCGGTCACCCACGACACCCGCGAAGGGCATGACTATCATGGAGGGGATTACATCGGCCAGAACGAAGAGGGTCATCACCGTTCCGCTTCCGGTTCTGTCGAGGACGTAGAGGGGCAGCGCAACCTCCTGCACCGCCCAGCCGAGCTCACTGACAAAGCGTCCGATGGCGAAGAGCCAGAAGTTCCTGCCGGGTCCTTTCATTCCCTTCACCCGCTATGGCTGGGGTGCAAGCTCAACACTCACGCTGCCGTTTACGGTCTTCACCTCCACCTTGTAGGTTCCGGAGCCTATCAACGGCTCCTCCGGATCGATTCCAACGAACCGCACGCTACCGTTGACCCTCCTAACGCTTATCCTCGCATCGCAGAAGTCCGAGAGCCGAATGTTCACGTCCCCGTTTACCGTGCTCACATCGATGTCCCCTTCGATCTCTTCCAGGACGATATTAAGCCTTCCGTTGACGGTTCTGGCCCTGAGGGGGCCGGCAATGGTAAACCGGGCATCGATTTCGCCGTTGATGGTGTCCAGATACTCCGCCCTGCACCCCCTTATGATGACGGTTCCGTTGACGTTCCTGACCTTCAAAGGGACATTCACCGGAAGTTTTACCTCTATCTCGGCTCCTCCGGAGTTCAGGCCGAAAATCCTCCTTTCGGGTTCCTCCCTTACGATGAGCTTCCTTCCCTTCAGCTCTGTCTTCACCTTAACCCTGCCGTGGGTGACGTAGTTAACCTCCACGATATCGCTCTCCCATCCCTCAACCCTCATCCGGGCGTTGATGCCCCTCAATTCCACCTCTTCAACGTTCTCGAACATCATCCCCCTCCCTCCGCTTACATCATCCAAAAAAGGAAATCGAAGGGACGTTACTCGAGGTATCCGGTCAGCTCGTCGAGGAGTTCCCTCACGCGCTTCCGGAGCAGCGTCCTGTCTATTCCGAGGCCCTCTATCAAACCGGCGCTCTGCTCCTCGACTATTTCCCGGGCTTTGTCCATGACGAGCCTGTAAGCTCCGGGGTTCTTCAGGTAGTGGGTCTTTCCGCCGGCCCTTATCCTCACGCTCCCTTCCCGGGCGGAGATCACCGCATCCCCTATGCGTATCTTCGCCCTTCCCCTGCCGACAACCACGGATATGTCACTGGAGCGCAGGGAAACGGTCTCGCCGAGGCTCAGCACCTCGTCCCCGCTTCTGTAGGTTACCCTCTCGCCTTCGACCTCGATGGAGTACTCCTCCGTCTGGACCATCAGCCTGTCGCCCACTTTCGTCAGCTGGAAGCCGTTGCGAAGCTCCCTGACCGTTATGGCCTCCTTGGGAATCGTTTCAGGAGTGCCCTCGCGGAACCTCAGGGGGCCTATTCTGACCTCTTCCCCCGTGGGGCTTTCAATGACCTCGATGAAGGGAAGCCTGACGTACTCGAAGCCCTCGCCCTCGTAGACCTTGATTATCCCCAGATCGACAGCGTTGCCTTTCTTATCCTTCCGGTAGATTTTCCCGACCTTCAGGAGCTCGTTCGTCCTTTCCACGAAGGCCGGATCTGCCGAAGCCTTCCTTCCGGCTATGTCACGCTCCGTCCAGACCACGAAGGGGCTCAGGAGTTTTCTGGTTATCCTCCCGATGGGGGTCTCGGCGTGGAGTGTTACGTTCCCGTCCACGACGTAGCCAACCCTCTTCCGCCCGAACTTTACCGGGTAGGCCTTTCCGGTCCCCTCGAGCCCGATGTTGCCAAACTCCGCCCCGTTGAACTCGTAGGCCTTTCTCTCCACCTTCAGATCGAGGCTCTTTTCGTCGAACTTCGCCAGCAGGAGCCCGGCTATGGCGAGGACCACCGAGTAGGCAAAGGCCGTTCCGGCGTAACCATGAAGTTCTTCGGACATTCCCAGCCACCGGCCGAAGAACAGGAAGACGCTCGTCCAGAAGGAGCCCTTGGCGAGGGCGAAGATTACCCCGCTAACCGTTACCCCGAACCACCTTCCCACGCTCAGCAGTTCGAAGGCAAACAGGAGCGCAACTATTGAATAAACCAGCCAGTCGTTGTATTTTCCAAGCCTGAGGGGGTCCCTGAAAAGCCAGATGATGAGGAGCACCGCCGCGATAGCCTTCAGATACCCGGCGAGTTTAAACCTCGGGCTCTCATGGGCAAATGCTCTG
The window above is part of the Thermococcus sp. P6 genome. Proteins encoded here:
- a CDS encoding cob(I)yrinic acid a,c-diamide adenosyltransferase; this encodes MPVTTKTGDKGLTGLFTGDRIAKSSPIIEANGTIDELDSFLGEAKHHLPEDMRATIERIQLRLYDIMAELASRGSYRKIEPGDIQWLEELIERYEGEVQLKSFVLPGSTVASAKLDVCRAVTRRAERRVAKLVLEYGIGHDALVYLNRLSDLLFLMARAIEKREGKLREVKNFQ
- a CDS encoding MFS transporter — its product is MKGPGRNFWLFAIGRFVSELGWAVQEVALPLYVLDRTGSGTVMTLFVLADVIPSMIVMPFAGVVGDRYNRKRLMVGFDLARGLLLFGVVALNFLGVYQLLPVQVIMALMGTFFGAATSAMFPDLVEPDELERANSTVSSFSVIAWLVGPALGGVIYTLGGIRLAILINAVSFFGSGLFEALIRYEWKTRGLESARQVVEDLKEGLAFLRSSRYLMVLLGFILFINAVDRPLSAVIMPYAFRVVLRFTGRQFGLLESAFMGGMLLGNFIVAVKLGKKAGRYLFKALAISELLMLSFVGLISPLIAIPRDSAFMVLATLGVLLGVSSAIINVPLNAKVQRAIPTELRSRVFSALALLANVSAPLGLIVVGPLVDRYAAWKVTLAIWVVEAVVIACYYVRYRKILLEDGEKGEAVTESS
- a CDS encoding DUF4097 family beta strand repeat-containing protein, which gives rise to MMFENVEEVELRGINARMRVEGWESDIVEVNYVTHGRVKVKTELKGRKLIVREEPERRIFGLNSGGAEIEVKLPVNVPLKVRNVNGTVIIRGCRAEYLDTINGEIDARFTIAGPLRARTVNGRLNIVLEEIEGDIDVSTVNGDVNIRLSDFCDARISVRRVNGSVRFVGIDPEEPLIGSGTYKVEVKTVNGSVSVELAPQP